The Endozoicomonas sp. 4G DNA segment GAACATCGCTACTACAGCACCTACGCCAGAAAGTATTGCCCTGTCGGAACTCATGCTCCGGTCGATCAGAAGACTTCGCAATTCAAAAGCAAAGAATTGACACCCTGGTTATCCGATTGTCCCAGCCAGATAATCAGGAATTCTGCCGTCAATTGGTATCAGACCTACCAAAAACACATTAATGGCCAGTGCGGTAAGCCAAAGAAAAAGCCAAAATCCGACAAGGGCAGCATTCACCTCACCAATGAAGTTTTCCGGTTCGATATCTGTGAAGATGGAGTAACCCGTCTTTTCATTGGTACAAAGACCAATAATATTGGTTATTTGTCGTTTAAAACTCACCGTCCATTCAGTGAACCAAAATCCATTTACATTAGAAAAGAGGCTGGTCAGTACTCCGTTTCTTTCTGTTATGACGATGGATCAGAAGAACCAGCAACAGAAAAAGAGCATTTGGAATACCTTAAAGGTGCTTCCAAAGAGTGGCTGGAAGCGCATGTTATCGGCGTGGATCGAGGTGTTGTTATACCTGTTCATACTGGCGTTAAGCCTTACGACTTTACAGAAAACCAGACAAAGAGCATGGATAAGCGCCAGCGATACCTAAAGAGGTTTCAGCGCCGTTTGTCACGCCAAACCAAAGGCTCTAACCGTCGTCAGAAAACAAAGAACAGGATTAGCAGGCAGCACAAGAAAGTAGCCAACATTCGGCAAGACTTCTGTCACAAAACCAGCCGTAAAATGGTTGACAGCAAGGCCAAGGTTATTGTTTTCGAGGATCTGAAAACCTCAAAAATGACTCGCAGACCAAAGGCAAAAAAAGATCAAAACGGGAAGTTCATCTCCAACAAGGCGAAACAAAAAGCCGGACTGAACAAGGCCATTCTCAACGTAGGATGGCACTTCCTGGAAACCTACACCCGATATAAAGCAGCAAGAGCAGGCAAAGCAGTCTTCAAAGTGCCTGCACCCTTTACGAGTCAAGAGTGTGCTGATTGCGGTCACACTCACCCCGATAACCGCAAGACACAAGAACGGTTTCTTTGCAGTCAATGTGGACACTTTGACAACGCTGACAGAAACGCCAGCATCGTAATCAAGAAACGAGCAATTAGGTTTTTTATGGACTCTGGAACGGAGTTGGTTGGCAAAGGAATTCCTGTGCTAACTAAAGGACGTGGAGCGAAATGTAAGTCGGGAAAGGGCAAGCCCTCTTCCGCAGCTCGCAGTGAAACGTCAAAAAAGAAAAGAACGGTAACTACTCCGGTAGCTTGCTTAGTATTGGAAGCTCGCTCCTTTAGGGGCGAGTAGTTCACATTATAATCCATTGAGATTACAACATTAGTCACTGAACCCCGCCCTGAAGGACGGGGCTTGTAAAAGCCTCTAGTTCAGGGATGTAAGTGACCAGACTAAGCCACTTCGAGTGGCTACGTTAAAGGCGAATGTATAGTTACCGTGGGATGCTTCACCAGTCCCACGCTCTAAGGGTAGTGGTTAAACAGTGCATTGAGGGTTAATCACAGTGCTGCTATCAAGAAACCGTCCATTAACATTGTCGAGGTGAACTTTACTGCCGCAAGGCTAGAACGGTACGTAAGCGCCAAATCTAAGGACAACGACCTATGAACCGAGTGTTCGTATTAGGCAAAAACAAAAAGCCTCTTATGCCTTGCCATCCGGCAAGGGCAAGAAAGCTTTTAGACAAGGGTAAAGCGGCTGTCTTCAGACGCTATCCTTTCACGATCATCCTGAAAGAGAGAGAAGGTGGTGTTGTACAACCGCTGGAACTCAAATTCGACGTTGGAAGCAAAACAACAGGCATAGCCGTTGTTGCTGACTGTGATCGTGGAAAGAAAGTTGTCTTTGCTGCTGAACTCCAGCATAGAGGACAGAGGATTAAAGATTCTCTTGAGTCTCGACGTGCAACACGTCGATCCAGAAGGAGCCGGAAAACCCGCTATAGAAAAGCCCGTTTCATGAATAGAACAAGACCCGAAGGCTGGCTACCGCCTAGCCTTATGAGTCGGGTTTTCAATACCGAGACTTGGGCAAAGAGATTTTGTCTCAAAGCACCAATCAGTGATGTAGCTGTTGAGCGTGTTAAGTTCGATATGCAGTTGATGGAGAACCCCGATATCTCAGGAGTTGAGTACCAACGAGGTACATTGTTTGGTACTGAGTTGAGACAGTACTTACTCTACAGGGATGGACACAAATGTTCTTACTGTAAGGGAGTGAGTAACGACCCAATCCTCAACATCGAACATTTCATATCCAGAGCTCTGGGAGGCTCAAACCGGATCGGCAATTTGTACATTGCATGTCGTACATGCAATGAAGAGAAAGGAGCTATCCACCCTAAGCAGTGGCTTGAATCTATTTCAAAGAAAAAGAACAAGAACAAGAACAAGCTGGATACAGCAAGAGTCAGAAATGTGACCAACATCCTGAAAGGAAAGAAAGTCAATTGTTTTAAAGATGCTGCTGCCGTCAATGCCACAAGAAACGAAACCGCCAGACGTGTTCAGGCTATCGGTCTTCCTACCACCTTTGCTACTGGCGGTAGAACGAAGTTCAACCGCACTCAGCAAGGATACAAGAAAGAGCACTGGATAGATGCCGCTTGTGTAGGAGAGTCTGGAGCCAGTGTATACATAGCAGAGAGCACAAAACCCTTAATCATTAAGGCTATGGGTAGAGGCTCACGACAAATGTGTAGAGTTGACAAGCATGGGTTTCCCCGTACAAAAGCTAAAGGTTCCAAGCAGGTTCAGGGTTTTCAGACTGGAGATATCGTCAAGGCTATCGTTCCAGCTGGTAAACGGCAAGGAACGTATACAGGACGGGTTGCAGTGAGAACTACAGGCTCATTCAACATCAAGACTGAAAGTGACACCATCCAAGGAATTTCATGGAGAAACTGTCAGAAAATTCAGTCTGTGGATGGTTATGGTTACAGCTTGCTCTAACGAGCAAGTCAACATTCCTCCCCGCACTAGAAGTACGGGGTATCCAGTTGAGATAAAACGATGAAAACCCCTGAAACAGATTAACCAGTTCACATTTAATACGCTCAAGGAGCTCAAAATGCCACGCCCACTCTACCCTGCCACCCTGATAGCCAAGCATCAGCTCAGCCAGAACACTGTGCAGCTCAACTTCAGCATAGAGGCCGGGTTTGACTACCAGCCCGGACAATTTGTGCAGTTGCACTTTTCCTTTCAGGGGCAGGACTACAAAAGAAGTTACAGCATCGCCAACTCACCCGAGTCTTTCCGAAACTCTCAGCAGATTGAGATAGCCATCAGCTTTGTTAAGGGAGGGGTCGCCTCTGCTCTGTTCAGCGAAGCAGAACCGCGTCTGGAATTATCCATCGGAGGGCCTTTTGGAGTACTCACCGCACCAGAGCAGTACGATGGACGCATCATACTGGCGGGTACCGGAACCGGCGTTGCTCCGTACCGGGCTATGATACCCGCACTGGAAAAACTGGCCGCTAAAGGCACCCGGATTCTAATCATGATGGGGGTGAGACACAGGGCCGATATGATTTACGAGCAGGATTTTCGTAACCTTGCAGCCTCATTTGAAGCCATAGAATACAGAGCCTGTTACAGCAGGGAAAAATCATTGACCCCCTCTGCCAACGAATACCCGGGTTACCTCCAGAACCAGTTTCCACAACTGAATCTTTCCCCGGAAAAAGACCTTGTTTATCTGTGTGGCAACCCTGCCATGATTGACGATGCGTCCGGAGAACTGAAAGAGCTGGGGTTTGGAGCAAGACAGGTCAAGCGGGAAAAGTATGTTTTTTCCAGTTAGTCCTTCCCGAGACTGAACCGACTGGCTTCAGTTTCTGGGATCCGTTTATCATCTTTATGCCTAGCTCCCATAAATTAGTACACACTCACTTAAAACCTGTGTACGATGAGTCGCACCCCATTGGAACACAACAAGAATGGTCAAAATTCAATGCGGGTGAAACAATATAAAAATAATAAATAAGGTAACTCCATGTCGAAACGACTACTCAAGCTGCTGGTTCTTCATCTGACATTGTCTCTGTTCCCTCTCCATTCCTTCGCGTCCATACAGCCACTGTTTCAGTTTGCTGCGGGATTGCTAAACATTGGAAAGTTTCCAGAGTCTGAGCGCTATACGACTGATGATGATATTGTCATTTTGACCAATGACGGCATAGAACTGACTGCTAATATCTTTGTACCCACCCCACTAACCGGGTCTGCACCCGCTGTCGTATTTATTAACAGTTGGGGGCTAAATGAGTACCAGTACCTGCAACAGGCAGCAGTACTGGCTGAGCGGGGATATATTGTTCTTAGCTACTCTACCCGGGGCTTTGGCAAGTCTACCGGACAAATTGACACGGCTGGCCCTAAAGACATTGCCGACTACAGTCAGGTCATTGACTTTCTACTGAATAACTACCCTGTAAACCCCAATGCCGTTGGTACTGCGGGTGTTTCTTATGGCTCAGGTATCAGTCTGATGGGAGCCGCTCATGATGAACGGGTCAAGGCCGTTGCCGCCATGAGCAGCTGGGGAAGCTTGCTTGACGCACTTTACGGCAATCAAACCCCAAGGCTGGCCTGGGCAGAAATACTCACTTTGATGGCTGACCTCAGAGGCAACCCTGATCCTGTCATTGCTAAAAACTGGGACATCATTAAAAACCAGAAGCTGGATCAGTTACCTGACGTTATCGAGTGGGCAAATGAAAGATCCCCGATCAGCTACGTCGAACAACTGAATCAGAATAATACTGCCGTCTATCTTGCCAAAACTTATGGAGATAACCTTTTCCAGGCAAACTCTCTGCTTGATATGTACAGCCAATTAAGCACTCCAAAATATATCGATCTGCTGACCGGAACCCATGCAACGGCGGAGCTGCTGCCGCCACTATTGGGCATTGGAGAGGACAGAATCTGGAACAATGTCTACCAATGGTTCGACATTCATCTGAAGGGAGAAAGTAATGAACTGAGTCAGGCCAGTCCGGTGCAGATGAAAGTTAAGTTCGAAGACCGGTATGAAGGGTTCGACGGTTTTCCAATAAAAGAGGCTTTGACGCAGAAGTACTATCTCCACCCAAGGTCTGCATTTGATAACGGCGATTTAGAAGCCTATCCCTATAAACCACCGTTCCGGATGTCAAAAGACAACACTATCAACTCCTGGACCGGTACTTTATTCAGCACCCAGATTCCTGTTCTTTCACAACTTCTGGAACAGCTTGAGGTCCCTGTCGTCACTAACATTTATGCCGCATCCGATTTCAGGGGCATTTATTTCAACACCGATAGGCTCCAGAAAGTCATGAAAATAAGAGGTAATCCGTTCGTTAACCTTGTCGTACAACCACACTATGACAAGGTGCAACTGGTGGGCTATCTCTATGACATGGACAGTTTGGGTAATGCAAGATTGATCACCCACGGCGTATCAACCTTACCTCAGGCTGAACCCGGACAAACAATCGAAATATCCTTCGAGCTGGTTACCACAGCCTACGATGTACCCGAAGGACACCGGGTTGTGTTAGCTATAGATACTATGGATCCTCAGTATAAGAGACCTACAAGCGACAATTACTTTATTGATTTCGAGTTCA contains these protein-coding regions:
- a CDS encoding FAD-binding oxidoreductase, whose translation is MPRPLYPATLIAKHQLSQNTVQLNFSIEAGFDYQPGQFVQLHFSFQGQDYKRSYSIANSPESFRNSQQIEIAISFVKGGVASALFSEAEPRLELSIGGPFGVLTAPEQYDGRIILAGTGTGVAPYRAMIPALEKLAAKGTRILIMMGVRHRADMIYEQDFRNLAASFEAIEYRACYSREKSLTPSANEYPGYLQNQFPQLNLSPEKDLVYLCGNPAMIDDASGELKELGFGARQVKREKYVFSS
- a CDS encoding transposase; its protein translation is MLQGIQLKANPTDQQKLVLSQWMGCARVIWNAKCDEHRYYSTYARKYCPVGTHAPVDQKTSQFKSKELTPWLSDCPSQIIRNSAVNWYQTYQKHINGQCGKPKKKPKSDKGSIHLTNEVFRFDICEDGVTRLFIGTKTNNIGYLSFKTHRPFSEPKSIYIRKEAGQYSVSFCYDDGSEEPATEKEHLEYLKGASKEWLEAHVIGVDRGVVIPVHTGVKPYDFTENQTKSMDKRQRYLKRFQRRLSRQTKGSNRRQKTKNRISRQHKKVANIRQDFCHKTSRKMVDSKAKVIVFEDLKTSKMTRRPKAKKDQNGKFISNKAKQKAGLNKAILNVGWHFLETYTRYKAARAGKAVFKVPAPFTSQECADCGHTHPDNRKTQERFLCSQCGHFDNADRNASIVIKKRAIRFFMDSGTELVGKGIPVLTKGRGAKCKSGKGKPSSAARSETSKKKRTVTTPVACLVLEARSFRGE
- a CDS encoding alpha/beta fold hydrolase; the protein is MSKRLLKLLVLHLTLSLFPLHSFASIQPLFQFAAGLLNIGKFPESERYTTDDDIVILTNDGIELTANIFVPTPLTGSAPAVVFINSWGLNEYQYLQQAAVLAERGYIVLSYSTRGFGKSTGQIDTAGPKDIADYSQVIDFLLNNYPVNPNAVGTAGVSYGSGISLMGAAHDERVKAVAAMSSWGSLLDALYGNQTPRLAWAEILTLMADLRGNPDPVIAKNWDIIKNQKLDQLPDVIEWANERSPISYVEQLNQNNTAVYLAKTYGDNLFQANSLLDMYSQLSTPKYIDLLTGTHATAELLPPLLGIGEDRIWNNVYQWFDIHLKGESNELSQASPVQMKVKFEDRYEGFDGFPIKEALTQKYYLHPRSAFDNGDLEAYPYKPPFRMSKDNTINSWTGTLFSTQIPVLSQLLEQLEVPVVTNIYAASDFRGIYFNTDRLQKVMKIRGNPFVNLVVQPHYDKVQLVGYLYDMDSLGNARLITHGVSTLPQAEPGQTIEISFELVTTAYDVPEGHRVVLAIDTMDPQYKRPTSDNYFIDFEFSRQKQSTLTIPALQVN
- the iscB gene encoding RNA-guided endonuclease IscB translates to MNRVFVLGKNKKPLMPCHPARARKLLDKGKAAVFRRYPFTIILKEREGGVVQPLELKFDVGSKTTGIAVVADCDRGKKVVFAAELQHRGQRIKDSLESRRATRRSRRSRKTRYRKARFMNRTRPEGWLPPSLMSRVFNTETWAKRFCLKAPISDVAVERVKFDMQLMENPDISGVEYQRGTLFGTELRQYLLYRDGHKCSYCKGVSNDPILNIEHFISRALGGSNRIGNLYIACRTCNEEKGAIHPKQWLESISKKKNKNKNKLDTARVRNVTNILKGKKVNCFKDAAAVNATRNETARRVQAIGLPTTFATGGRTKFNRTQQGYKKEHWIDAACVGESGASVYIAESTKPLIIKAMGRGSRQMCRVDKHGFPRTKAKGSKQVQGFQTGDIVKAIVPAGKRQGTYTGRVAVRTTGSFNIKTESDTIQGISWRNCQKIQSVDGYGYSLL